A window from Podospora bellae-mahoneyi strain CBS 112042 chromosome 1 map unlocalized CBS112042p_1, whole genome shotgun sequence encodes these proteins:
- a CDS encoding uncharacterized protein (EggNog:ENOG503NVVH; COG:S): protein MSSSLSPDDYNLDAGPSDQDTGPLSSLNLEFLKNITDKKSTTKAGEPPKRRGPKPDSKPALTRRQELNRQAQRTHRERKERYIKALEDEVLRLKEAFTHASQDKDQLAEENRQLKALLSQGVAVGGPSLLDDSLSNPSLGYESGPASITGSYVPISSNTSNFTASPLPTGGMGHQSGPSPNNGGMGGFENQPNPNPNPNLDYEQLGIDFVLTLERPCMEHLPWLLDRTVESGGVEPCGHALMASCPPESFTRMAPGVPFGHNDSGETKTHNHGVTDHGRTGEQPRTWDLAKPDLATLMNLSQKLNLEGEITPVMAWGMVVTHPGVNMLRMEDFRKLADELAGKVRCYGFGSVMEEFEVRDALENVFSTKSELVLGY, encoded by the exons ATGTCTTCATCGTTGTCGCCAGACGACTACAATCTCGATGCTGGACCCTCGGATCAGGACACAGGCCCGCTGTCTTCACTGAACCTCGAATTTCTGAAAAATATCACCGACAAGAAGTCGACAACGAAGGCTGGGGAGCCTCCAAAGCGTCGAGGACCCAAGCCCGACAGCAAGCCTGCGCTGACCAGAAGACAAGAGCTGAACCGACAAGCGCAAAG AACACACCGAGAGCGCAAAGAACGATATATCAAGGCTCTCGAAGACGAAGTCCTTCGGCTCAAAGAGGCGTTCACTCATGCCTCCCAGGATAAAGACCAGCTGGCTGAGGAAAATCGCCAGCTCAAGGCGCTCCTAAGCCAAGGGGTGGCTGTGGGTGGTCCCAGTTTGTTGGACGATTCTTTGAGCAACCCAAGTCTAGGCTACGAGTCCGGTCCCGCCAGCATCACCGGGAGCTACGTGCCAATATCGAGCAATACAAGCAACTTCACTGCGTCGCCCCTCCCAACCGGCGGAATGGGACACCAGAGCGGCCCGTCACCAAACAATGGGGGTATGGGAGGGTTCGAGAACCAACCGAATCCGAATCCGAATCCGAACCTCGATTATGAGCAACTTGGGATCGATTTTGTGTTAAC GCTCGAGAGACCTTGCATGGAACACCTACCGTGGCTACTTGACCGAACTGTCGAATCGGGCGGAGTCGAACCCTGCGGACATGCTCTCATGGCATCGTGCCCACCCGAGTCGTTTACCCGGATGGCCCCTGGGGTCCCGTTTGGACACAACGACAGTGGAGAAACCAAGACACACAATCATGGTGTCACCGATCATGGCCGTACTGGAGAGCAGCCGCGTACATGGGATTTGGCAAAGCCCGACTTGGCAACGTTGATGAACCTCAGCCAGAAACTGAatctggagggggagatcACACCTGTAATGGcgtgggggatggtggtgacgcACCCGGGTGTTAATatgttgaggatggaagATTTTAGAAAGCTGGCTGATGAGTTGGCTGGCAAGGTTAGGTGTTATGG GTTTGGTTCTGTGATGGAGGAGTTCGAGGTTCGAGATGCGCTGGAGAATGTTTTCTCGACGAAGTCGGAGCTTGTACTGGGATATTGA
- a CDS encoding uncharacterized protein (COG:I; EggNog:ENOG503NY5C), whose product MTCLTTLFPHPLRGLLLVTPFLLSTGLANLTLFLLPFAKLLLPSSLIHTLCSLIAGTLVYRFIQHIFTAINSAEITFSGDTPLPNESAIVISNHVAWSDFYLVQAAADKANMGGHTRYFAKAGLKWGLWGMGMPTVTREWTRDKRELERVFRGVKEEGWKTWLVSFSEGSRFTPEKYLQSRLWCRQNSKPQPEYLLYPRTRGFIATVQHLRKAPHVKAVYDLTLAYQCGEEFQKAPTMWETIAVPKLSLTREQGGVGYRFHVHVRRFPIEELPGDAAGLAKWLEQRWVEKGRWLEARRLRWASVDVLRKTDGIFGGMGRVVDEDSRT is encoded by the exons atgacctgcctcaccaccctcttcccccatcccctccgtggcctcctcctcgtcacccccttcctcctctccaccggcCTCGCCAACCTAACCCTGTTCCTGCTCCCCTtcgccaaactcctcctcccctcctccttaATCCACACCCTCTGCTCCCTCATCGCCGGCACGCTAGTCTACCGCTTCATCCAGCACATCTTCACTGCGATCAACAGCGCCGAAATCACCTTTTCCGGCGACACCCCCTTGCCAAACGAGTCCGCCATCGTCATATCAAACCACGTCGCCTGGTCAGACTTTTACCTTGtccaagctgctgctgataaAGCAAACATGGGAGGCCACACGAGATATTTTGCAAAGGCGGGGTTGAAGTGG GGATTATGGGGGATGGGTATGCCTACTGTTACGAGGGAGTGGACGAGGGATaagagggagttggagagggtttTCAGGGGGGTGAAGGAAGAAGGGTGGAAGACTT GGCTGGTATCCTTTTCGGAAGGGTCACGGTTTACACCGGAGAAATACCTCCAGTCACGGCTCTGGTGCAGGCAGAATAGCAAACCCCAACCAGAGTATCTGCTCTatccgaggacgaggggaTTTATTGCTACGGTGCAGCATTTGAGGAAGGCGCCGCATGTCAAGGCGGTGTATGATTTGACGTTGGCGTATCAGTGTGGGGAGGAGTTTCAAAAGGCGCCGACCATGTGGGAGACGATTGCAGTCCCGAAATTGAGTCTGACTAGGGAgcaagggggggtggggtatCGATTTCATGTACATGTGAGGAGGTTCCCCATTGAGGAGTTGCCGGGGGATGCGGCCGGGCTGGCGAAGTGGTTGGAGCAGAGGtgggtggagaaggggaggtggcttgaggcgaggaggttgaggtgggcgAGTGTGGATGTGCTGAGGAAGACTGACGGGatttttggggggatggggagggtggtggatgaggactCTCGAACGTGA
- the RIM15 gene encoding rim15, signal transduction response regulator (COG:T; EggNog:ENOG503NVW1), whose protein sequence is MEEEPIPPNMLAPPALNSLRAGGMERSFSENIREEREELREAAEQTLNVLLDLNLNGTIRWVSPSWVDVIGTPPESVIGTPIADLVVSEDPTIFSKVVQDMKDDDRRSQFIRFAVKLGPMAKLYPVEMIGEPAEEMPLPTVELEAQGIMVYSGASEGESHSMWMIRPWVAPREIKIDLPPVIVDSLGSGAEVLASYLTQLAESGLDDPALHPPPLPVLCRICERQISPWWFEKHTDLCLQEHRAEMDVQMAQENLTEHRSAIVKVLDALGDTRRSRSLVGEPSPPLAAEYKGLLIRAPTSATSSPGTSSPILGAGRSRERSSGFGHARARSFAVRRPQVRIVELLLDLCDTAIEISTPAIKESPQPDGEIRTQSPQSEGHITQVLQWETPGTNTLEQEQGLALLCSDTEKVARDKVEAVFRHRRILEYAERIRVEFAIIVQNCIDKALRSAARIASGHPLSDMTEDEDEAAVIAPSRGEEDIFVGSFDEHPSGLALALENADIDEDPERRRSSAVHSTRSSSPRECPTPRSHRGATANFSGANQSRRESMIFESDAGADSDGSLRSASVASRPPPRTDSPMSEFSDLRRQASSRQHHRRSLILPGAVSPRRQESPSRMGPPSSPLRIHKPRNFPFSSDALVSPEASPLLTHSEFTSPSVPHHVHHRRQSSAAVSASTGDLPLSIKPPVSPRLAPQAKAVPPSIRDFEIIKPISKGAFGSVYLSKKKSTGEYFAIKVLKKADMVAKNQVTNVKAERAIMMWQGESDFVAKLYWTFSSKDYLYLVMEYLNGGDCAALIKILGGLSEEWAKKYLGEVVLGVEHLHSRGIVHRDLKPDNLLIDQKGHLKLTDFGLSRMGLIGRQKRALNSGTDAAPDLLKQGPFARSTSIASSRSTSMDLHGRSHSPGSTPQMTPSDCAVSLGPPSYFNLGTLSQEPRRVSTQRSDSGGSEALSQMIGNLSLADPQVSYSSSAILSPAEGSEVEPGASPDFASLSHVTSHNGLESHRGTPPQPSMAPPNWALFDPEDTTRRFVGTPDYLAPETIKGEPQDETSDWWSVGCILYEFLYGIPPFHASEAEQVFENILARRMTFPEMDPEISPEAKDIINKLLCMDPSQRLGANKDDKFQSGGEEIRNHPWFNGVNWDTLLQDEAEFVPQPEDPEDTEYFDSRGATLQSFVEEMEDQSSPPPGGPLSDNFDRPHDALSRVRSQVNSMKRGLMPLHIPPHVRDHKSSRRLSEPVAADDFGNFTFKNLPVLEKANKDVIQKLRAEALAGSNKPISPGGASNNSITSPGTGLEGSPLIANPVQRTLSNAKATQRPQSPSGLSHANSSPSRASQPSSPLLVSFVAGQGENRRKASANSNTSQPSTTTSSLQPGNFFDLPRVPPSLQKAATSVAASPSPVKSRGGGLPPLPLSSPSKPMPNHLMSTPRHSGSSVGGRSRSLTVGSQEGSPVAADLFLAAAHKNRRSQVFDMSPSSSDNEGDKANALLRVQRRRQSSRRMSYIAANEGIPIFRALDVLICDDHPISRMVMEKLLEKLRCRTVAVSTGPEAIRYAMSDIKFDIIFLEFRLPQISGWDVARMIRETKHANTHTPIVAITAYLKDLNGPYLFDSLIEKPISSSKLTEVLCSLCQWKAPMPGQLVNTTQTSLPLPHPVPSGLRQQETFRLEDSPTSNSSGYANRSSSSFREDSIASSLYGDSESVMTDDIPVLISRKATGDWEEGGGLGISGAEEIMLGQGEPMRSPTLPHLVTQQSAPSQMEHSPLQKKGPMPQRSFEKLKARRESLEKRRFEGNVDSADDEDDELDAGGTGRTPASPSAKHSRAKQQLPSSKLGIEMMRANSHDSMLEPQTQVATPNHEGQLEFPESIAPEIAPTPITPLSKVVEDLNEGVETPPAAEGESVDKADIDVDETPRPNSTLAFMASIDEDPTPRPPARVTDRDNVLPFSGI, encoded by the exons ATGGAAGAAGAGCCTATTCCACCCAACATGCTGGCCCCGCCGGCCTTGAACTCGCTCCGGGCCGGCGGCATGGAGAGATCGTTCAGCGAGAACATTcgtgaggagagagaggagctCCGAGAGGCTGCCGAGCAGACTCTCAATGTCCTTCTGGATCTTAACCTCAATGGGACGATTCGATGGGTGAGCCCATCCTGGGTTGATGTGATTGGGACACCACCAGAATCCGTCATTGGAACACCAATTGCCGACCTTGTTGTCAGCGAAGACCcgaccatcttctccaaggTTGTGCAGGACATGAAAGACGATGACCGGCGCAGCCAGTTTATACGATTTGCTGTCAAGCTGGGGCCCATGGCAAAGCTTTACCCGGTCGAGATGATTGGAGAGCCTGCTGAGGAAATGCCCCTCCCTACTGTTGAGCTAGAGGCCCAGGGTATCATGGTGTATAGTGGTGCGTCTGAGGGAGAAAGCCAT AGCATGTGGATGATCAGACCCTGGGTAGCCCCACGAGAGATCAAGATTGATTTACCACCGGTTATCGTTGATTCTCTCGGGTCCGGCGCTGAAGTGTTGGCGAGTTACCTGACCCAACTCGCAGAATCCGGACTTGACGATCCAGCCCTCCATCCCCCGCCCCTTCCGGTTCTTTGCCGAATTTGCGAACGTCAGATTTCCCCGTGGTGGTTTGAGAAGCACACAGACCTCTGCTTGCAGGAACATCGAGCTGAGATGGATGTTCAGATGGCGCAAGAAAATCTGACCGAGCACAGGAGCGCGATTGTCAAGGTTCTCGACGCGTTAGGAGACACTCGACGAAGTCGCTCCTTGGTAGGGgagccatcgccgccattgGCTGCTGAATACAAAGGGTTGCTTATTAGGGCGCCTACCTCGGCTACTTCTTCCCCGGGCACATCATCGCCAATCCTTGGCGCAGGTCGGTCGCGAGAACGATCGTCTGGATTTGGACATGCGCGAGCGCGGTCCTTCGCCGTGCGCAGGCCGCAGGTCCGGATTGTTGAGCTCTTACTGGATCTTTGCGATACAGCCATTGAAATCAGCACGCCGGCCATCAAGGAGTCGCCCCAGCCAGACGGTGAAATTCGCACGCAGTCCCCTCAGTCGGAAGGACATATCACGCAGGTTTTACAGTGGGAGACCCCAGGAACCAACACACTGGAACAGGAGCAGGGGCTTGCCCTGCTTTGCAGTGATACAGAAAAAGTAGCTCGGGACAAGGTGGAGGCCGTATTCCGTCACCGACGAATCTTGGAGTATGCCGAGCGAATTCGCGTCGAGTTTGCCATTATCGTTCAAAACTGTATCGATAAAGCCTTGCGTAGTGCGGCTAGGATTGCCTCTGGACATCCCCTCAGTGACATGAccgaggatgaagacgaggCTGCCGTCATTGCGCCATCtcggggggaggaggatatcttTGTGGGAAGTTTTGATGAGCACCCTTCTGGTTTGGCTTTGGCATTAGAAAATGCAGATATTGATGAAGATCCTGAAAGACGGCGTTCATCTGCTGTCCACTCTACGAGATCAAGCAGTCCCCGAGAGTGCCCAACGCCGCGATCTCACCGAGGTGCCACAGCCAACTTTTCGGGTGCGAATCAGTCTCGACGAGAATCAATGATTTTTGAGAGCGATGCGGGTGCGGACAGCGATGGAAGCTTGCGATCAGCATCCGTGGCGtcaaggccgccgccgcggaCAGACTCGCCCATGTCCGAGTTCAGTGATCTCCGCCGGCAGGCAAGTTCGCGACAACATCATCGCAGAAGCCTGATTCTCCCCGGAGCCGTGTCTCCGCGGCGGCAGGAATCGCCATCACGTATGGGTCCGCCGTCGTCCCCCCTTCGGATTCACAAGCCCCGTAactttcccttctcctcggaCGCTCTGGTGTCTCCTGAGGCGTCCCCGTTGCTCACACATAGCGAGTTCACCTCGCCGAGCGTTCCCCATCATGTTCACCACAGAAGACAATCCTCGGCTGCTGTCTCGGCATCCACCGGGGACTTGCCCCTGAGCATCAAACCGCCTGTATCGCCACGACTGGCGCCTCAAGCCAAGGCCGTACCTCCATCGATTAGAGACTTCGAGATCATCAAGCCCATCAGCAAAGGCGCGTTTGGTAGCGTCTACTTGTCCAAAAAGAAGTCGACAGGCGAGTACTTTGCCATCAAAGTACTCAAGAAAGCTGACATGGTCGCCAAGAATCAGGTCACCAACGTTAAAGCGGAACGGGCCATCATGATGTGGCAAGGTGAAAGCGACTTTGTTGCCAAGCTATACTGGACCTTTTCGAGCAAAGACTACCTCTACCTCGTAATGGAGTACCTCAACGGAGGGGATTGTGCGGCACTCATCAAGATTCTGGGCGGTCTATCTGAGGAATGGGCAAAGAAGTAtctgggcgaggttgttctCGGTGTTGAGCACTTGCACAGCCGCGGAATCGTTCACCGAGATCTCAAGCCTGATAACCTGCTGATTGATCAGAAGGGCCACTTGAAGTTGACCGACTTCGGTCTTTCACGGATGGGTTTGATTGGTAGGCAGAAGCGGGCACTGAACAGCGGCACTGATGCTGCCCCCGACTTGCTCAAGCAAGGACCGTTCGCTCGGTCGACATCCATCGCATCATCCAGGTCGACTTCCATGGACCTTCACGGCCGCAGCCACTCGCCTGGCTCCACGCCGCAAATGACTCCTAGCGATTGCGCCGTGAGCCTAGGGCCACCCTCCTACTTCAACCTTGGCACATTGTCGCAGGAACCACGTCGTGTGTCCACTCAGCGCAGCGACAGTGGCGGTAGTGAAGCACTGTCGCAGATGATTGGGAATCTATCTTTGGCTGATCCTCAAGTGAGCTACTCATCATCGGCCATTCTTTCCCCTGCCGAGGGGAGTGAAGTTGAGCCTGGCGCATCCCCAGACTTTGCCTCCCTTTCCCACGTCACTTCACACAACGGTCTCGAGTCCCACAGGGGCACTCCTCCGCAGCCATCAATGGCGCCGCCAAATTGGGCTCTGTTTGACCCCGAAGATACCACCCGCCGCTTCGTTGGCACTCCGGATTATCTTGCTCCGGAAACAATCAAAGGCGAACCTCAAGACGAAACCAGTGATTGGTGGTCCGTTGGATGCATCTTGTACGAGTTCCTCTACGGCATCCCGCCGTTCCACGCCAGTGAGGCCGAGCAGGTATTTGAGAACATTCTTGCCCGGAGAATGACGTTTCCTGAGATGGACCCAGAGATATCACCCGAGGCCAAAGATATCATCAACAAGCTGCTTTGTATGGATCCCAGCCAACGCCTGGGTGCTAACAAGGACGATAAGTTCCAGAGCGGAGGCGAGGAAATCCGTAATCATCCTTGGTTCAATGGTGTGAACTGGGACACGTTGCTTCAGGATGAGGCCGAGTTTGTGCCCCAGCCGGAAGACCCTGAGGATACCGAGTACTTTGACTCCCGTGGCGCCACGCTCCAGTCTTttgtggaagagatggaggatCAGAGCTCGCCCCCTCCCGGTGGCCCCCTTTCCGACAATTTTGACCGACCGCACGATGCCCTGTCTCGGGTTAGATCCCAGGTCAACTCCATGAAGCGTGGTTTGATGCCTCTGCACATTCCTCCGCACGTTAGAGACCACAAGAGTAGCCGGAGGCTCAGTGAACCTGTGGCCGCGGATGACTTTGGGAATTTCACTTTCAAGAACCTGCCTGTTCTCGAAAAGGCGAACAAGGATGTGATCCAGAAACTGCGCGCAGAAGCTCTCGCGGGCTCAAACAAACCCATCAGTCCCGGCGGAGcgagcaacaacagcattACTTCTCCCGGAACAGGCCTTGAGGGTAGTCCCCTCATTGCCAATCCGGTTCAGCGGACGCTATCCAATGCCAAAGCTACTCAACGGCCCCAGTCGCCCTCTGGTCTGAGCCACGCCAACTCGTCTCCCAGTCGTGCTTCCCAGCCTTCGTCGCCCCTATTGGTCTCTTTTGTGGCAGGCCAAGGCGAGAACAGACGCAAGGCCTCTGCGAACTCGAATACATCGCAGCCCTCCACAACGACAAGTTCACTGCAGCCGGGAAATTTCTTCGATCTACCCCGCGTTCCGCCTAGTCTGCAGAAAGCGGCCACTAGTGTTGCTGCTTCCCCGTCCCCGGTGAAAAGTCGTGGGGGAGGGTTGCCTCCGCTGCCGCTCTCGTCACCGTCAAAGCCAATGCCGAATCACCTGATGTCTACTCCCAGGCACAGCGGAAGCTCCGTCGGCGGACGTTCCCGTTCGTTGACGGTGGGCTCGCAAGAAGGTAGCCCGGTGGCAGCAGATCTCTTCTTGGCGGCTGCTCATAAGAATCGTCGCAGCCAAGTATTTGACatgtcaccatcatcctcggaCAACGAGGGCGACAAGGCCAATGCGCTGCTCAGAGTTCAACGACGGCGTCAAAGCTCGAGGCGCATGTCATATATCGCGGCAAATGAGGGCATTCCCATTTTCCGTGCTCTCGACGTTTTGATATGCGATGATCATCCCATCTCCCGCATGGTGATGGAAAAACTCCTGGAGAAGCTGCGGTGCCGTACCGTTGCCGTATCAACAGGTCCTGAGGCCATTCGATACGCCATGAGCGACATCAAGTTCGACATCATTTTCCTGGAGTTTAGGTTGCCGCAGATTTCAGGTTGGGACGTTGCCCGTATGATACGCGAGACCAAGCATGCAAACACCCATACTCCCATTGTTGCGATCACAGCCTACTTGAAGGATCTGAACGGGCCTTATCTCTTTGACTCGCTCATCGAGAAACCGATCAGCTCATCAAAGTTAACCGAGGTTCTTTGTTCACTTTGTCAGTGGAAAGCGCCCATGCCAGGCCAGCTGGTCAACACAACTCAAACATCGTTGCCGCTGCCGCATCCTGTTCCTTCGGGTCTTCGACAACAGGAGACCTTTCGACTTGAGGACAGCCCCACCTCTAATTCGTCTGGATATGCCAATCGTTCGAGCAGCAGCTTCCGGGAGGACTCAATCGCATCTAGTCTATATGGAGACTCGGAGTCCGTCATGACAGACGACATTCCGGTTCTGATCAGCAGGAAAGCCACTGGTGActgggaagagggcggcggaCTTGGCATCTCAGGTGCCGAGGAGATAATGTTGGGCCAAGGCGAGCCGATGAGGTCTCCCACGCTCCCTCATCTGGTGACTCAACAATCAGCACCAAGCCAGATGGAACACTCGCCGCTCCAAAAGAAAGGACCGATGCCTCAGCGTTCCTTTGAGAAGTTAAAGGCGAGGCGCGAGTCGCTCGAAAAACGGAGGTTCGAGGGCAATGTTGATTCGGctgatgacgaagacgacgagctgGATGCGGGGGGGACTGGCCGTACCCCGGCCTCTCCATCTGCTAAACACTCGCGCGCTAAGCAACAGCTGCCCTCGTCCAAGCTTGGCATCGAGATGATGAGGGCAAACAGCCACGACAGCATGCTAGAGCCTCAGACACAAGTAGCCACGCCGAATCATGAAGGTCAGCTTGAATTCCCCGAGAGTATCGCGCCGGAGATTGCCCCAACTCCTATCACGCCGCTTtccaaggtggtggaggatctCAACGAGGGAGTAGAGACGCCACCGGCTGCTGAGGGAGAAAGCGTCGACAAGGCAGATATCGACGTAGATGAGACTCCCCGTCCCAATTCGACCTTGGCATTCATGGCGTCCATTGACGAAGACCCGACTCCTCGCCCCCCTGCGCGGGTAACCGATAGAGACAACGTCTTGCCTTTTTCTGGGATTTAG
- a CDS encoding uncharacterized protein (COG:P; EggNog:ENOG503NYPV), protein MADLLRHHRHHAPGAGVIPVPHGPSTGDEHEHYPKSVSMDQQHAIFSYLTHPDDCYTPEGTYWADLPLKERVKFVNNVQNKEAWEEVKAIGRMMKEDPLSPVSWYWTNAVLPGAGLGLEGYVLFSIGNLEPLFRSTWPQCWGKNATECSANWVASVTYLEVIGIMVGQMAVGVIGDWIGRRWGLIQDAAIMFVGLLMITASWGLDLNGWVICYAWSLFFYGFGVGGEYPITATSSMENAVSAGKLSTREDRLHRGRKVTMAFLMQGWGQFFNQALLIILLLIFHHGDGNPPYGTTTTQWLWRVSFAIPAVGTLWLVYHRAYKMPHAGRQLAAVKKKSNVTGYDVDSLRLACNIFGGRLLATAGTWFCNDVFFYGNKLFQAQFIAVLSGPTESVMTGWIWNLYNVIVSLVGYYLASILIDNKFYGRKMMQQVGFLMCFIMFVVPAFNYEYYTSPAGIKAFQAMYFLSSFFNQFGPNSVTFLVAGEVFPTPIRASAHGFSACIGKAGALLASVLYNYIDTQTKFYVVPWFGLAGMLLTWLFLPDTTGLDLKEQERRWAYIRAGRDQDYHGIAVHPKHLSLWERLRGVGKNYNPELDRRQKIEDIREEWEGKERARAQKEAGGDATGMDDLSDDEWTDEVHHYFRNTREPSEKERAAAVTGKGGEIMMTPASISTPSSAAMTEKGDEEKPGSSSASSAR, encoded by the exons ATGgccgacctcctccgtcaccatcgtcaccacgCCCCCGGGGCGGGAGTGATCCCTGTCCCCCACGGCCCCTCCACTGGCGACGAGCACGAACACTACCCCAAATCCGTCAGCATGGACCAGCAACATGCCATCTTCTCGTACCTCACCCACCCGGACGACTGCTACACCCCCGAGGGGACGTACTGGGCCGACCTCCCACTCAAGGAGCGGGTCAAGTTTGTGAACAATGTGCAGAACAAGGAGGCCTGGGAGGAAGTCAAGGCGATAGGCAGGATGATGAAGGAAGATCCGCTGAGCCCCGTGTCGTGGTACTGGACGAATGCGGTGCTGCCTGGTGCCGGGCTGGGATTGGAGGGTTATGTGTTGTTCAGTATTGGGAATTTGGAGCCGCTGTTCAGATCTACCTGGCCGCAGTGCTGGGGGAAGAACGCGACCGAGTGCAGCGCCAACTGGGTTGCTTCGGTGACGTATTTGGAGGTTATTGGTATTATGGTTGGCCAGATGGCTGTGGGGGTTATTGGAGATTGGATTGGCAGACGATGGGGGTTGATTCAGGATGCTGCGATCATGTTTGTGGGTTTGCTGATGATCACGGCGAGTTGGGGCCTGGATCTCAATGGCTGGGTTATCTGCTATGCTTGGAGTTTGTTCTTCTATG GtttcggtgttggtggtgaatatCCTATTACTGCTACTTCATCGATGGAAAACGCGGTTTCCGCCGGCAAGCTGTCTACGAGAGAGGACCGTCTTCACCGCGGACGCAAGGTCACCATGGCCTTTTTGATGCAAGGTTGGGGTCAGTTTTTCAACCAGGCTTTGCTGATCATTCTCCTCCTGATTTTCCACCACGGCGACGGCAACCCGCCCTACGGCACAACGACCACCCAATGGCTTTGGCGCGTGTCGTTTGCCATCCCTGCTGTCGGTACGCTATGGCTTGTGTACCACCGTGCCTACAAGATGCCGCACGCGGGCCGCCAGCTCGCagctgtcaagaagaagagcaacgtCACAGGTTACGATGTAGATTCCCTCCGCCTTGCCTGCAACATCTTTGGCGGTCGTTTGCTTGCCACGGCTGGCACATGGTTCTGCAACGACGTCTTCTTCTACGGCAACAAGCTTTTCCAGGCTCAGTTTATCGCTGTCTTGAGCGGGCCGACTGAGTCTGTCATGACTGGATGGATTTGGAACTTGTATAACGTCATTGTATCGCTTGTTGGATACTATCTCGCCTCTATCCTCATCGACAACAAGTTCTATGGCCGCAagatgatgcagcaggtCGGTTTCTTGATGTGCTTCATCATGTTTGTGGTCCCCGCCTTCAACTACGAATATTATACCTCTCCGGCCGGTATCAAGGCGTTTCAGGCCATGTACTTCCTCTCGAGTTTCTTCAACCAATTCGGTCCCAACAGCGTTACTTTCCTCGTTGCTGGCGAGGTCTTCCCTACGCCCATCCGCGCCTCTGCCCACGGCTTCAGCGCTTGCATCGGCAAGGCTGGTGCTTTGCTTGCTTCAGTTCTGTACAACTACATTGACACTCAGACAAAGTTCTATGTCGTCCCATGGTTCGGTCTCGCGGGTATGCTTCTTACCTGGCTTTTCCTTCCTGACACCACCGGCCTCGATCTTAAGGAGCAAGAGCGTCGCTGGGCCTACATCCGCGCCGGTCGCGACCAGGATTACCATGGCATTGCCGTTCACCCCAAGCACTTGTCTCTCTGGGAGCGGTTGAGAGGTGTAGGCAAGAACTACAACCCTGAGCTGGACCGCAGGCAGAAGATTGAGGACATTCgtgaggagtgggagggcaAGGAAAGAGCTCGTGCCCAGAAGGAGGCGGGTGGTGATGCGACTGGGATGGATGATTTGAGTGACGATGAGTGGACAGATGAGGTGCATCATTACTTCAGAAACACCCGGGAGCCatcggagaaggagagagctGCGGCTGTTACTGGCAAGGGTGGAGAGATCATGATGACACCGGCGAGCATTTCGACGCCTTCGAGTGCGGCCATGACCGAGaagggtgatgaggagaagcCTGGCTCTTCGTCTGCGTCGTCGGCGAGGTAG